In Altererythrobacter aquiaggeris, the genomic stretch CCGGACGAGGTCGAGACGATCATGGCGCCGCTGCAGGAAATGCTTGCGGGCCGCGCGGTCGTGAATGACTGGAAGACGATCAATTCCAGCCTGTTCGAAGCGCTTGAAGTCGAGCGCGTGGCGATGTTTTTCGCGCTTTCGATGATCGTGATTGTTGCTGCTTTCAACATTCTGTCATCGCTTGTGATGCTGGTGCGCGCAAAAACGCGCGATATTGCGATCATGCGAACGATGGGCGCCACGCGCCGCAGCTTGTTGAAGATTTTCGTGACCACCGGCGTCATGGTTGGCGCTTTTGGCACGTTAAGCGGTTTGGCGCTGGGCTTCCTGATCCTGTATTTCAGACAAAGTATCGTGCGCGGTATCGAATTCATCACCGGCCAGAATTTATGGGACCCGTCGATCCGGTTCCTGTCGGAACTGCCTTCCAAAACCGATCCTTCCGAAGTGCTGGGCATTTGTGTGCTGGCGATGGGCCTCAGTTTTCTCGCAACGCTGTATCCCGCGCTGAAGGCGGCCAACACCGATCCCGTACAGGTGCTTCGCTATGAGTGATCCGGTGGTTCGTCTGACAAAGCTGACCCGAAGTTTCGAACAGGGCGGTGTGCGGATCGATGTCCTTCGCGGCGTCGATCTGGCAATCCGGCCCGGCGAGATTGTCGCGCTTGTCGGCCCGTCCGGTTCGGGCAAATCGACTTTGCTACAAGCTGTCGGACTGCTCGAAGGCGGTTTTGGCGGCAAGATCGAGATCGCCGGTACCGATGCCAGCGGTCTGTCCGGCGATGCGCGCAGCCGGTTGCGGCGCGACCATCTGGGCTTTGTCTATCAATTCCACCATTTGCTGCCCGATTTCAGCGCGCAGGAAAACGTCATCCTGCCGCAAATGGTGGCCGATGTTTCGCGCGCCAATGCCGAAGTGCGGGCGGATGAATTGCTGACGGGCCTCGGGCTTGGCAAGCGCCTGACACACCGGCCCAGCCAGCTATCGGGCGGCGAACAGCAACGCGTCGCGGTGGCGCGCGCGCTGGCCAACCATCCCGCGCTGGTGCTGGCCGATGAACCGACAGGCAACCTCGACGAAGCGACTGCCGACCGGGTGCTTGAGGAATTTCTCCGGCTGGTAAGGGGCGAAGGCAGCGCCGCACTGGTCGCCACGCATAACGAACGCCTTGCCGCCAGAATGGACCGCGTTGTGCGTTTGCATGACGGCGTGCTTGGATAGCCAGCCTATGCGCTGCGTGCTAATGTGCGCGTGCGATACCGGAAGGAAGTCTGATGACCACGATTGCCGATTTCAAAGCGACACAGCCGGACGGCAGCACAATCGATTTGTCCGACAAGCAGGGTAAGGTTTTGCTGGTGGTCAACACCGCCAGCCAATGCGGCTTCACGCCGCAATATGAAGGGCTGGAGAAACTGCACCGCGAACTGGCGGACAAGGGTTTCGAAGTTATCGCATTTCCCTGCAACCAGTTCGGCGCGCAGGAACCGGGTAATGCCGAAGAAATTGCCAGTTTCTGCAGCTTGAAATATGATGTGACCTTCCCCCTGATGGAAAAAGTCGATGTCAACGGCGCGGATGCAGATCCGCTGTTCGACTGGATGAAGAAAGAAGCGCCCGGACTGATGGGTTCGCGCCGGATCAAGTGGAACTTCACCAAATTCCTGATCGACCGCGATGGCAAGGTCGTGCGGCGTTATGCGCCGACCGACACCCCGCAATCGATCCGCCGCGATATCGAAAAACTGCTCTGATCCGGTAATGTGCAAAACGGGGCTACGCCCCCTTCCAACGCGCGGCAAATAGCCTAGTTTCAGACCATGGCCCACACCCCGTTCGTCCCTTTGCGAATTCTTTCGTCCTATTCGCTGCTTGAAGGGGCGATAGATCCCAAGGCAATCGCGAAACTGGCCAAGGATCGCGGATTTCCGGCAATCGCAATCTGCGACCGCAACGGGCTTTACGGGGCAGTCGCCTTTGCCGGCGCTTGCATGGCCGAAGGCATCCAGCCAATCATCGGGACGTTGCTGGGCGTGTGCCGCGGCGACAGCGAAAACACGATCGATTATCTGCCGCTTTATGCGCAAGACGAGCAGGGTTACGAAAATCTGTGCCACCTCGTCAGCGAAGCGCATCTGGCGCGCCCTCCGCAGCTTGACCCGCATGTTTCGCTGGAAGCGTTGGAAGGATATACGAAAGGTCTGATTGCGCTCACGGGTGCGCGCGAGGGGGCAATCGAACGTTTACTGGCTGACGGGAAACACGACCGGGCCGAAATCTACTGCGAACAACTGGAAGCGTTGTTTCCGGGCCGGCTATATGTCGAAATGTCGCGCCTGCGCCAAACGCAGGAATGCCAAACCGATACCGCACTGATCGAACTTGCCTATGCGCGCGATCTGCCGCTGGTCGCCACCAACCCGGCAAATTATGCCGATCCGCATTTCCATTCCGCGCATGATGCGATGTTATGCATCGCCAATTCCACGCACATCGACGCTGCGGAGCGGCCGCGTTCGAGCCCCGAAGCTTTCGTGAAATCCGTGCGGATGATGGAAGAATTGTTCGCCGATCTGCCCGAAGCCATCCAGAACACGCTGGTGATTGCCCGGCGCTGCGCCTTTGCGCCGCCAAATCGCGATCCGATCCTGCCCAGTCTTGCCGGCGATCTGAAGGCTGAAGCCAGCGCGCTGGCCGACGATGCGCGCAAGGGACTTGAAAAACGGCTCGCCCCGTATGGCGGGATGTCGGCTGCCGAGCGCAAGATTTATGACGACCGGCTTGAATTCGAAGTCGAAGTTATCGTCAAAATGGGATTCCCCGGATATTTCCTGATCGTTGCCGATTTTATCAAATGGGCCAAGGATAATGGCATCCCGGTTGGCCCGGGGCGCGGCTCCGGCGCGG encodes the following:
- a CDS encoding ABC transporter ATP-binding protein, producing the protein MSDPVVRLTKLTRSFEQGGVRIDVLRGVDLAIRPGEIVALVGPSGSGKSTLLQAVGLLEGGFGGKIEIAGTDASGLSGDARSRLRRDHLGFVYQFHHLLPDFSAQENVILPQMVADVSRANAEVRADELLTGLGLGKRLTHRPSQLSGGEQQRVAVARALANHPALVLADEPTGNLDEATADRVLEEFLRLVRGEGSAALVATHNERLAARMDRVVRLHDGVLG
- a CDS encoding glutathione peroxidase translates to MTTIADFKATQPDGSTIDLSDKQGKVLLVVNTASQCGFTPQYEGLEKLHRELADKGFEVIAFPCNQFGAQEPGNAEEIASFCSLKYDVTFPLMEKVDVNGADADPLFDWMKKEAPGLMGSRRIKWNFTKFLIDRDGKVVRRYAPTDTPQSIRRDIEKLL